The following are encoded together in the Xanthomonas vesicatoria ATCC 35937 genome:
- a CDS encoding penicillin-binding protein activator yields MNKRVARISALSLLVMLAAGCATSSVTQTVSPTQSAALALLDQGKPREAAQQLEAEAASASGAQRSRLLAASAFGWHDAGDDARARTLLAQVNARHLSGEDRARFGLLTGELAVIDKQGAPALEALGDSPQGLTQPLQTRWLVARAAALEATGDLFGAAADRARADASLTGTPRSDNQRAIVRLLAALDDATLKGRTAALPAGDPLYNFAGRALISRGLALPRAFDRDAQWGFDTSKRPPAERDGYRPPVKLAVLLPLTGNLATASAPVRDGLLAGYYAETRRRPEVRFFDTAGTAAGANAAYDKAVSAGVDYVIGPLGRDEVSALFARGQLAVPVLALNRPTDNKAPPTGSAGFSLAPEDDGIMAAEYLLSRERRNVLIVGTGDDNGKRTIKAFRDRFTERGGTVAGSISVADAPGDIGAQLRNYGTADAVFLAVRGNTARALAPQLALSGFAGKSRVGTSQLVAGTGKVEDDLALDGIVYPSETWTALGVSGLPAASQVASTLPSARGPAARLFAFGYDAWKISAYLEKLATGTDGGLRGATGTLHLDGFGNVLRTPAWSTFNGGRPVPIADGR; encoded by the coding sequence ATGAACAAGCGTGTTGCAAGGATCTCCGCCCTGTCGCTGCTGGTCATGCTGGCGGCCGGTTGCGCCACCAGCAGCGTTACCCAGACCGTCTCGCCGACGCAGAGCGCGGCGCTGGCGCTGCTGGACCAGGGCAAGCCGCGTGAAGCGGCGCAGCAACTGGAAGCCGAAGCCGCCAGCGCCAGCGGTGCGCAGCGCAGCCGCCTGCTGGCGGCGTCCGCGTTCGGCTGGCACGACGCTGGCGATGACGCCCGCGCACGCACGCTGCTGGCGCAGGTCAACGCACGCCACCTGAGCGGCGAAGACCGCGCACGCTTCGGGCTGCTAACCGGCGAGCTGGCGGTGATCGACAAACAGGGCGCCCCAGCGCTGGAGGCGCTGGGCGACAGCCCGCAGGGGCTGACGCAGCCGCTGCAGACGCGCTGGCTGGTGGCACGCGCCGCTGCGCTGGAAGCCACCGGCGACCTGTTCGGCGCCGCCGCCGATCGTGCACGCGCCGATGCCAGCCTGACCGGCACGCCCCGCAGCGACAATCAGCGCGCCATCGTGCGTCTGCTGGCGGCGCTGGATGATGCAACGCTCAAAGGCCGTACCGCCGCACTGCCGGCCGGCGACCCGCTGTACAACTTCGCCGGGCGCGCGCTGATCAGCCGCGGCCTGGCGCTGCCACGCGCGTTCGATCGCGATGCGCAATGGGGCTTCGACACCAGCAAGCGTCCGCCGGCCGAGCGCGATGGGTATCGCCCGCCGGTCAAGCTGGCGGTGCTGCTGCCACTCACCGGCAACCTGGCCACCGCCTCGGCGCCGGTACGCGACGGTCTGCTGGCCGGCTATTACGCCGAAACCCGCCGTCGCCCGGAAGTGCGTTTCTTCGACACCGCCGGCACTGCCGCAGGCGCCAACGCCGCCTACGACAAAGCTGTGAGCGCCGGTGTCGATTACGTGATCGGCCCGCTGGGGCGCGACGAAGTCAGCGCCTTGTTCGCGCGCGGCCAGCTTGCCGTGCCGGTGCTGGCGCTCAACCGCCCCACCGACAACAAGGCGCCGCCCACCGGCAGCGCGGGCTTCTCGCTGGCGCCGGAAGACGACGGCATCATGGCCGCCGAATACCTGCTCTCGCGCGAGCGCCGCAACGTGCTGATCGTCGGTACCGGCGACGACAACGGCAAGCGCACCATCAAGGCCTTCCGCGACCGCTTTACCGAGCGTGGCGGCACCGTGGCCGGCAGCATCAGTGTGGCCGATGCACCGGGCGACATCGGCGCGCAGCTGCGCAATTACGGCACTGCCGATGCGGTGTTTCTGGCGGTGCGCGGCAACACTGCACGTGCGCTGGCGCCGCAGTTGGCGTTGAGCGGATTTGCCGGCAAGTCGCGCGTCGGCACCTCGCAGCTGGTGGCCGGCACCGGCAAGGTCGAAGACGACCTGGCGCTGGACGGCATCGTTTATCCCAGCGAAACCTGGACCGCGCTCGGCGTCTCCGGCCTGCCGGCAGCCAGCCAGGTCGCCAGCACCCTGCCCAGCGCGCGCGGCCCGGCCGCACGCCTGTTTGCGTTTGGCTACGACGCCTGGAAGATCAGCGCGTATCTGGAAAAGCTCGCCACCGGCACCGACGGTGGTCTGCGTGGCGCCACCGGCACCTTGCATCTGGATGGCTTCGGCAATGTCTTGCGCACGCCGGCATGGTCCACCTTCAACGGTGGCCGGCCCGTGCCGATCGCCGACGGCCGCTGA
- the rsmI gene encoding 16S rRNA (cytidine(1402)-2'-O)-methyltransferase yields the protein MMSPGTLHVVATPIGNLADLSPRAQEVLRGVAAICAEDTRHTRQLLSHFGIDRPLLALHDHNEDAMSERIVARLREGESLAIVSDAGTPLVSDPGFKLVRAARAAGIKVSPVPGACAAIAALSVAGLPSDRFGFEGFLPAKSAARRERLAHLAGETRTLVFYESSHRIVDSLADLRLAFGDDRPAVIARELTKLFETVLDGSLAELQAKVEADDNQRKGEFVVMVQGAADAADGQLAEGRRVYAKLAEHLPPSTAAKLAAELTGAPRKALYGG from the coding sequence ATGATGTCCCCTGGAACCCTGCACGTGGTCGCCACGCCGATCGGCAACCTGGCCGACCTGTCGCCGCGCGCGCAGGAGGTGTTGCGTGGCGTGGCCGCGATCTGCGCCGAAGACACGCGCCACACCCGTCAATTGCTCAGCCATTTCGGCATCGACCGCCCGCTGCTGGCCCTGCATGACCACAACGAAGACGCCATGTCCGAGCGCATCGTGGCGCGCCTGCGCGAGGGCGAGTCGCTGGCCATCGTCAGCGACGCAGGGACCCCGCTGGTCAGCGACCCCGGCTTCAAGCTGGTGCGCGCCGCCCGCGCGGCCGGCATCAAGGTCAGTCCCGTGCCCGGCGCCTGCGCGGCGATTGCCGCGCTCAGCGTGGCCGGCCTGCCCAGCGACCGCTTCGGCTTCGAGGGCTTTTTGCCGGCCAAGAGCGCCGCCCGCCGCGAGCGCTTGGCGCACCTGGCCGGCGAGACCCGCACCCTGGTGTTCTACGAGTCCTCCCATCGCATCGTCGATTCGCTGGCCGACCTGCGCCTGGCCTTCGGCGACGACCGCCCGGCGGTGATCGCCCGCGAACTCACCAAACTATTCGAAACCGTGCTCGATGGCAGCCTGGCCGAGCTGCAAGCCAAGGTCGAAGCCGACGACAACCAGCGCAAGGGCGAGTTCGTGGTGATGGTGCAGGGCGCGGCCGACGCCGCCGACGGCCAACTGGCCGAGGGTCGCCGCGTCTACGCCAAACTCGCCGAACACCTGCCGCCCTCCACCGCGGCCAAGCTCGCTGCCGAGCTGACCGGTGCGCCGCGTAAGGCGTTGTATGGCGGCTAG
- a CDS encoding CcdB family protein, protein MTDQFNVYANVGQNKNIPYVVVVQSKIFNASPRRVIIPLVRKSKHSPTPSRFTPELTVAGHSVILQPLEMTSVPLTVLSKPAGTLKDQGQIIIDALDELFTRSFG, encoded by the coding sequence ATGACCGACCAGTTCAATGTCTACGCCAACGTCGGCCAGAACAAGAACATCCCGTACGTAGTTGTCGTTCAGTCGAAAATTTTCAACGCCTCACCACGCCGCGTCATCATCCCCCTGGTCCGAAAGTCCAAGCACTCCCCGACCCCATCCCGCTTCACCCCAGAACTCACCGTCGCCGGCCACAGCGTCATCCTGCAACCCCTGGAAATGACCTCAGTACCGCTAACAGTCCTCAGCAAACCGGCCGGCACATTGAAGGACCAGGGCCAGATCATCATCGACGCCCTGGACGAGCTGTTCACTCGCTCGTTTGGTTAG
- a CDS encoding type II toxin-antitoxin system CcdA family antitoxin: MNRYYDVSAQKKPLNLTINADLASQARAMTGNLSAKVEELLAEYVTKERDNHSARALELQRAASEWKSFTEAHGSFADEFSTL; encoded by the coding sequence ATGAACCGCTACTACGATGTTTCTGCGCAGAAGAAGCCACTGAATCTGACCATCAACGCCGACCTAGCCTCGCAAGCCCGCGCGATGACCGGCAATCTGTCGGCGAAGGTGGAAGAGTTGCTGGCCGAATACGTCACCAAGGAACGCGACAACCACAGCGCAAGAGCGCTTGAGCTGCAACGCGCCGCGAGCGAATGGAAGTCATTCACCGAGGCGCACGGCTCCTTCGCCGACGAGTTCTCCACGCTATGA